A single Pedobacter sp. PACM 27299 DNA region contains:
- a CDS encoding RagB/SusD family nutrient uptake outer membrane protein has protein sequence MKMIKYTSKILPLIVVALSFGACKKDLLNINPQQQTDVELVVIDLPTTKAAVMGTYGLLQSSAYYGRTMMILPDLMADNMYISKKNSKRYTNYDQYTVATNDSYSAATWNILYRTVVNANIIISKGKALTVPETETAEVNHLIGEAHVLRALANFDLVRLYAAPYNATPDASHIGVPVVSVSGTSKEDIISPKRNTVKESYDLIVADLKRAVEILPAAPVGFTVINKGHIGRFAAEALLARVYLYMGDYVNAELAATDVITNGKYTLLSNANYLNFRVQNNSESIFEVVFNTTSNNGTDALSNFLTQGGSYGDGLATENLFNAYKATDARRGFVVKGKRTGSGGEDPAYVITKYNNISTYEEGIKVIRLAEVYLIRAEARAKQTGKDALAAADLDVIAKRADLTATTTTATGQALIDLIINENRKEFAFEGHRLFDLTRNKLAFTKYGMSDFVLQVPNNSLKTVLPIPLREMNANPNMEQNEGYK, from the coding sequence ATGAAAATGATAAAATATACTTCAAAAATATTACCATTAATTGTGGTAGCCTTATCCTTTGGCGCTTGTAAAAAGGACTTGCTGAACATCAATCCCCAGCAGCAAACTGATGTGGAATTGGTAGTGATTGATTTACCAACTACCAAAGCTGCGGTAATGGGTACTTATGGTCTTTTACAGTCCTCTGCCTATTACGGACGTACCATGATGATTTTGCCGGATCTAATGGCAGATAATATGTATATCAGTAAGAAGAACTCTAAAAGATATACCAATTACGATCAATATACAGTAGCCACAAATGATAGTTATTCAGCTGCAACCTGGAATATCTTGTACCGTACTGTGGTGAACGCGAACATCATCATTTCTAAAGGAAAAGCATTGACCGTTCCGGAAACCGAAACTGCCGAAGTAAATCACCTGATTGGGGAAGCTCATGTGTTAAGAGCATTGGCTAATTTTGATTTGGTACGTCTATATGCTGCACCTTATAATGCGACTCCAGATGCCAGCCATATTGGTGTGCCGGTAGTGAGCGTAAGTGGTACGAGTAAGGAAGATATCATCAGCCCAAAAAGAAATACGGTAAAAGAAAGTTATGATTTGATCGTAGCTGATTTGAAAAGAGCAGTAGAAATTTTACCAGCTGCTCCGGTAGGATTTACAGTGATTAACAAAGGTCATATTGGTCGTTTTGCTGCAGAGGCCTTATTAGCAAGAGTATATCTGTACATGGGCGACTATGTAAATGCGGAGCTAGCCGCTACAGACGTAATCACTAATGGTAAATATACTTTGCTAAGCAATGCGAATTACTTGAATTTCAGAGTTCAAAATAACTCGGAGTCAATCTTTGAAGTGGTTTTCAATACCACCAGCAACAATGGTACAGATGCTTTATCTAACTTCCTGACTCAAGGTGGAAGTTATGGTGATGGCCTGGCCACCGAAAATCTATTCAATGCTTACAAAGCAACGGATGCGAGAAGAGGTTTTGTGGTCAAAGGTAAAAGAACGGGTTCAGGTGGTGAGGATCCTGCTTATGTGATCACGAAGTACAATAACATCAGTACTTATGAGGAAGGCATCAAAGTGATCCGTCTTGCAGAAGTTTACCTGATTCGTGCAGAAGCCAGAGCAAAACAAACTGGAAAAGATGCTTTAGCAGCAGCTGATCTTGATGTGATCGCTAAACGTGCTGATTTAACGGCTACTACAACTACGGCAACCGGACAAGCTTTAATCGATTTGATCATCAATGAAAATAGGAAAGAATTTGCTTTTGAAGGACACCGTTTGTTCGACTTAACACGTAATAAATTGGCTTTTACTAAATATGGTATGAGTGATTTTGTGCTTCAAGTCCCTAATAATTCTTTGAAAACCGTTCTTCCAATTCCTTTGAGAGAGATGAACGCAAATCCAAATATGGAGCAAAACGAAGGTTATAAATAA
- a CDS encoding metallophosphoesterase, which translates to MKLLTIVLPLVFSFLSLTAYAAAPSGDGPYVLYKNNQIEVSSIVVENGVQKVKLETYPLNKKSGVPINVEFSEHPEWNFSLKLQSVLKNEPAEFKQPDKLLALSDIEGEFEALRKLLLANKVMDEQYNWTFGKGQLVICGDLFDRGQEVPATIWLLYKLEQDAKAKGGYLHTILGNHDIMNLSGDLRYVKSKYFDNAKLMGLDYIQLYGPDAELGRWLRSKNLIEKIGDNLCLHAGVAPIINTLKMSLKDINNRCRPYYDQYKKPGMIPDKEVMMFFDGTRSSLFWYRGYFVEPKATEEEIDQTLALYKVKTIIVGHTITDTNVGFYYKGKVLGIDVNQHAGKHEGALYENKAWYKIDTTGQKNNIGTY; encoded by the coding sequence ATGAAATTACTAACGATAGTCTTGCCGCTGGTTTTCAGCTTCCTCAGTTTAACTGCTTACGCCGCTGCTCCTTCTGGAGATGGTCCTTATGTATTGTATAAAAACAACCAGATTGAAGTAAGCAGTATTGTGGTGGAAAACGGTGTGCAGAAAGTGAAACTGGAAACTTACCCCTTGAATAAGAAGTCTGGGGTACCGATAAATGTGGAGTTTTCTGAACATCCGGAATGGAATTTCTCTCTGAAATTGCAATCTGTACTGAAAAATGAACCAGCAGAATTTAAGCAGCCGGATAAGCTCCTTGCTCTTTCTGACATAGAAGGGGAATTTGAAGCATTAAGGAAGCTGCTGCTGGCCAATAAGGTAATGGATGAGCAATACAACTGGACCTTTGGTAAAGGACAACTAGTGATCTGTGGTGATTTATTTGACCGCGGACAAGAAGTGCCAGCTACCATTTGGCTGCTGTATAAACTCGAGCAGGATGCGAAAGCTAAAGGAGGGTATTTACATACGATTCTTGGCAATCATGACATCATGAACCTAAGTGGCGACCTGCGTTATGTAAAATCAAAATATTTCGACAATGCGAAGCTGATGGGCCTGGATTATATTCAGTTATACGGTCCTGATGCTGAGCTTGGACGATGGTTAAGAAGTAAAAACCTGATCGAAAAGATCGGTGATAATCTTTGTCTGCATGCAGGCGTAGCACCTATCATCAATACTTTGAAGATGAGTTTAAAAGATATCAATAACCGTTGCAGACCTTATTATGATCAATATAAAAAACCAGGAATGATTCCCGATAAAGAGGTTATGATGTTCTTTGATGGTACACGTTCTTCTTTATTCTGGTACAGGGGATACTTTGTAGAGCCTAAAGCAACTGAGGAGGAAATAGATCAGACTTTGGCACTGTATAAGGTGAAAACCATTATCGTTGGCCATACGATTACCGATACCAATGTAGGATTTTATTATAAAGGAAAGGTATTAGGAATAGATGTGAATCAGCATGCAGGAAAGCATGAAGGTGCTTTATACGAAAATAAAGCCTGGTATAAAATTGATACAACAGGTCAAAAAAACAATATTGGAACCTATTAA